In Fusobacterium massiliense, a single window of DNA contains:
- a CDS encoding pimeloyl-ACP methyl esterase BioG family protein — MSKIFFFNGWGMDKNILKPLKNIEGYEIIEINFPYTIDKSQINTDDILVSWSFGVYYLNKFLSSNRDLKYKKSIAINGLPLIIGKYGINEKMFNMTLNTLSEENLEKFLINMDIDKTFNKSQKEFQSIKYELEYFKKNYVELEENFIDFYFIGVKDRIIPALKLEKFCKEKNINYKNIECGHYPFSYFKDISDIVDGEKNEI; from the coding sequence ATGAGTAAGATATTTTTCTTTAATGGTTGGGGTATGGATAAAAATATTTTAAAACCATTAAAAAACATAGAGGGATATGAAATTATTGAAATAAATTTTCCTTATACAATTGATAAAAGTCAAATAAACACAGATGATATATTAGTTTCTTGGTCTTTTGGAGTTTATTATTTGAATAAATTTTTATCATCAAATAGAGATTTAAAATATAAAAAGTCTATAGCAATAAATGGACTGCCATTAATTATTGGTAAATATGGCATAAATGAAAAAATGTTTAATATGACGTTAAATACATTGTCAGAAGAAAATTTAGAAAAATTTTTGATAAATATGGATATAGACAAAACTTTTAATAAAAGTCAAAAAGAATTTCAAAGTATAAAATATGAATTGGAATATTTTAAAAAAAATTATGTTGAATTAGAAGAAAATTTTATTGATTTTTATTTTATTGGAGTAAAAGATAGAATAATTCCAGCTTTAAAATTAGAAAAATTTTGTAAAGAAAAAAATATAAATTATAAAAATATAGAATGTGGACATTATCCTTTTTCTTATTTTAAAGATATTAGTGATATTGTGGATGGTGAAAAAAATGAAATTTGA
- a CDS encoding aminotransferase class I/II-fold pyridoxal phosphate-dependent enzyme, which produces MLKEEILKELEQFKSENRFRTIKTNDKNLFNFSSNDYLGLANNKELLKEFYSNKEADYTKYKLSSSSSRLIDGSYQTVMNLEKRVEEIYKKSCLVFNSGFDANSSLIETFFDKKSLIITDRLNHASIYEGCVNSGAKILRYNHLDNFALEKLLEKYTKEYEDILVVTETIYSMDGDCANIKEIVKLKEKYKFLLMVDEAHSYGVKGYGIVYNEKLVNEVDFLVIPLGKAGASMGAYIICDEIYKKYMINKNRKFIYSTALPPVNHSWNLFILNKMLDFSDRIQKLDELVSYSLKKMKELKIKTVSDTHIISVIIGDNLKTINLSEKLKEKGYLAYSIKEPTVPKNTARLRISLTADMEKEDLDKFFVILADEMMKIGVINE; this is translated from the coding sequence ATGTTAAAGGAAGAAATTTTAAAAGAGTTAGAACAATTTAAATCTGAAAATAGATTTAGAACTATAAAAACTAATGACAAGAATCTTTTTAATTTTTCATCAAACGATTATTTAGGTTTAGCTAACAATAAAGAATTATTGAAAGAATTTTATTCTAATAAGGAAGCGGATTATACTAAATATAAGCTATCGTCATCATCATCAAGATTGATAGATGGTTCTTATCAAACTGTTATGAACTTGGAAAAAAGAGTAGAAGAAATATATAAAAAATCATGCCTTGTTTTTAATTCTGGTTTTGATGCAAACTCTTCTTTGATAGAAACTTTTTTTGATAAAAAATCTTTAATTATAACAGATAGACTAAATCATGCTAGTATTTATGAGGGTTGTGTTAACTCTGGAGCTAAAATTTTAAGATACAATCATTTAGATAACTTTGCTTTAGAAAAGTTACTAGAAAAATATACAAAAGAATATGAAGATATATTGGTAGTGACTGAAACAATTTACAGTATGGACGGGGATTGTGCTAATATAAAAGAAATTGTAAAATTAAAAGAAAAGTATAAATTTTTATTGATGGTAGATGAAGCACATTCTTATGGAGTGAAAGGCTATGGAATAGTTTACAATGAAAAATTAGTAAATGAAGTAGATTTTCTAGTGATACCTTTAGGTAAAGCAGGAGCTTCAATGGGAGCTTATATTATTTGTGATGAGATTTATAAAAAATATATGATTAATAAAAATAGAAAGTTTATTTACTCAACAGCTTTACCACCAGTAAATCATAGTTGGAATTTGTTTATATTAAATAAAATGTTAGATTTTTCTGATAGAATTCAGAAATTAGATGAATTAGTTAGTTATTCCCTAAAAAAAATGAAAGAATTAAAAATAAAAACGGTTTCTGATACTCATATAATAAGTGTAATTATAGGGGATAATTTGAAAACTATAAATCTTTCTGAAAAATTGAAAGAAAAAGGATATTTAGCTTATTCTATAAAAGAACCAACAGTTCCTAAAAATACAGCTAGATTAAGAATTAGTTTAACGGCAGATATGGAAAAAGAAGATTTAGATAAGTTTTTTGTGATTTTAGCTGATGAAATGATGAAAATAGGTGTTATAAATGAGTAA
- the gmhA gene encoding D-sedoheptulose 7-phosphate isomerase has translation MNLISSYKTELELLKKFIEEEEQRKETERVAEKLADIFSKGKKVLICGNGGSNCDAMHFIEEFTGRFRKERRPLPAISISDPSHITCVGNDYGFDYIFSKGVEAYGQEGDMFIGISTSGNSGNVIKAVEQAKQQGLTTVSLLGKDGGKLKGMCDYEFIIPGKTSDRVQEIHMMILHIIIEGVERIMFPENYINE, from the coding sequence ATGAATTTAATTTCTTCATACAAAACAGAATTAGAGTTATTAAAGAAATTTATAGAGGAAGAAGAACAAAGAAAAGAGACAGAAAGGGTTGCAGAAAAATTAGCAGATATTTTCTCAAAAGGGAAAAAAGTTCTTATTTGTGGAAATGGTGGAAGTAATTGTGATGCAATGCATTTTATAGAAGAATTTACAGGAAGATTTAGAAAAGAAAGAAGACCTTTGCCGGCTATCTCTATATCAGACCCATCTCACATCACTTGTGTTGGAAATGATTATGGCTTTGATTATATTTTTTCCAAAGGGGTTGAAGCATACGGACAAGAAGGAGATATGTTTATAGGAATATCTACAAGTGGAAACTCAGGAAATGTTATTAAAGCAGTAGAACAAGCTAAACAACAAGGATTAACTACTGTATCTTTACTTGGAAAAGATGGTGGAAAATTAAAGGGAATGTGTGATTATGAATTTATAATCCCAGGAAAAACATCTGATAGAGTACAAGAAATACACATGATGATACTTCATATTATTATTGAAGGTGTTGAAAGAATAATGTTTCCAGAAAATTATATAAACGAATAA
- a CDS encoding LysR family transcriptional regulator, which yields MDLHYLEIFYEVAKAKSFTKAAEKLYINQSAVSIQVKKFEDILKVKLFDRSSKKIKLTYVGENLYKMAEEIFEKVKRAEKEISRVIEVDKAKISIGASSIIAEPLLPSLMKEFSMTHQEIEYSIIISNKNHLLKLLKEGELDVIIIDSEHINDTNLEIIFIEKGPYVLVSSKQYANVEDIENDPLITRSAVPNNNKVIETIEDKYGISFTSKIDIAGNLEVIKGMVYEGIGNVILPYYAVYKDIKKGNLKIISKIDEVKDGYELVYTKDKKDLSQIKKFVELVKSHKIVMESHR from the coding sequence TTGGATTTACATTATTTAGAAATATTTTATGAGGTTGCAAAAGCAAAAAGTTTCACAAAAGCAGCTGAAAAGCTATATATTAATCAATCAGCTGTATCTATTCAAGTAAAAAAGTTTGAAGATATATTAAAAGTAAAATTATTTGATAGAAGTTCAAAAAAAATAAAATTGACTTATGTCGGAGAAAATTTATATAAAATGGCAGAAGAGATTTTTGAAAAAGTAAAAAGAGCTGAAAAAGAAATTTCAAGAGTCATAGAAGTTGATAAAGCTAAGATTTCTATAGGAGCTTCTTCAATAATTGCAGAACCATTATTACCTAGTTTAATGAAAGAATTTTCAATGACCCATCAAGAAATAGAATATAGCATAATAATTTCAAATAAAAATCATCTTTTAAAACTTTTAAAAGAAGGTGAATTAGATGTTATTATAATTGACAGTGAACATATAAACGATACAAATTTAGAGATTATCTTTATAGAAAAAGGCCCTTATGTTTTAGTGAGTTCAAAACAATATGCAAATGTAGAAGATATAGAAAATGATCCTTTAATAACTAGAAGTGCTGTGCCTAATAATAATAAAGTTATAGAAACTATTGAAGATAAATATGGAATTTCTTTTACTTCTAAAATTGATATAGCAGGAAATTTAGAAGTAATTAAAGGAATGGTATATGAAGGAATTGGGAATGTAATTCTTCCTTACTATGCTGTTTATAAAGATATAAAAAAAGGAAATTTAAAAATAATTAGTAAAATTGATGAAGTAAAAGATGGATATGAATTAGTTTACACTAAAGATAAAAAAGATTTATCTCAAATAAAGAAATTTGTAGAATTAGTGAAATCACATAAAATTGTTATGGAATCTCATAGATAA
- a CDS encoding aminotransferase class I/II-fold pyridoxal phosphate-dependent enzyme: protein MSKLDQNKTPLFTVLKDEYVGRNILPFHVPGHKRGKGVDQEFYNFMGDGPFSMDVTIFKMVDGLHHPKSCIKEAQELVADAYGVKHSFFAVNGTSGAIQAMIMSVVKAGEKILVPRNVHKSVSAGIILSGSEPVYMNPEIDENLGIALGVKPQTVENMLKQDPDIAAVLIINPTYYGVATDIKKIADIVHSYDIPLIVDEAHGPHLHFHEDLPVSAVDAGADICTQSTHKILGAMTQMSLIHVNSDRVDVEKVKQILSLLHTTSPSYPLMASLDCARRQIATQGRELLTKTIELARYFRREANRIPGIYCFGEELIGKDGFFAFDPTKITISAKELGLKGGELETLLVDDYNIQMELSDYYNTLGLVTIGDSEESINRLLDALKDISKRYFGKGKTLEKNFIKLPETPELVQMPREAFYSEKNKVLFKESVGKISGEMIMAYPPGIPIIIAGERITQEVIDHIEELKEADLHIQGMEDPELKYINVIEEEDAIYLYTEKMKNILIGVQTNLGANKTGTEFGPDELLQSYPDTFDEMELISVERQKEDFNDKKLKFKNTILNTCEKIAKRVNEAVIDGYRPILIGGDHSISLGSIAGVSLEKEIGVLWVSAHGDMNTPESTLTGNIHGMPLALVQGLGDRELINCFYEGAKIDSRNIVIFGAREVEIEEREIIEKTGVKIVYYDEILRKGIDNVLDEIKDYLKVDNLHISIDMNVFDPEIAPGVSMPVRNGMTYDEMFKSLKFAFKNYSVTSADITEFNPLNDINGKTAELVDEIVQYMTNPDY, encoded by the coding sequence ATGTCAAAATTAGATCAAAATAAAACACCTTTATTTACTGTTTTGAAAGATGAATATGTTGGAAGAAACATTTTGCCTTTTCATGTTCCAGGACACAAAAGAGGTAAAGGGGTTGATCAAGAATTTTATAACTTTATGGGAGATGGTCCATTTTCAATGGATGTAACAATTTTTAAAATGGTAGATGGTTTACATCATCCAAAAAGTTGTATAAAAGAAGCTCAAGAATTAGTTGCAGATGCCTATGGAGTTAAACATAGTTTTTTTGCTGTCAATGGAACTTCTGGTGCAATCCAAGCTATGATTATGTCTGTTGTTAAAGCTGGAGAAAAAATCTTAGTTCCTAGAAATGTTCATAAATCTGTTTCTGCCGGAATTATATTATCAGGTTCTGAACCAGTTTATATGAACCCTGAAATTGATGAAAATTTAGGAATTGCTTTAGGAGTTAAACCTCAAACAGTAGAGAACATGCTAAAACAAGATCCTGATATAGCTGCTGTACTTATAATTAATCCGACTTATTATGGAGTTGCTACTGATATTAAAAAGATTGCTGATATAGTTCATAGCTATGACATACCTCTTATTGTAGATGAAGCTCATGGACCACATTTGCATTTCCATGAAGATTTACCTGTATCAGCCGTTGATGCTGGAGCTGATATCTGTACTCAAAGTACTCATAAAATACTTGGAGCTATGACTCAAATGTCTCTTATACATGTTAATTCAGATAGAGTTGATGTTGAAAAAGTAAAACAAATTTTAAGCTTATTACACACAACTTCTCCTTCATATCCTTTAATGGCATCTCTTGATTGTGCAAGAAGACAAATTGCTACTCAAGGTAGAGAATTACTTACAAAAACTATTGAACTAGCTAGATATTTTAGAAGAGAAGCTAATAGAATACCTGGAATATATTGTTTTGGAGAAGAACTTATTGGAAAGGACGGTTTCTTTGCTTTTGACCCAACAAAAATTACTATTTCTGCCAAAGAATTAGGACTAAAAGGTGGAGAATTAGAAACTTTACTTGTTGATGATTATAATATTCAAATGGAACTTTCTGATTACTATAACACTTTAGGACTTGTAACTATTGGAGATTCTGAAGAAAGCATTAATAGACTTCTTGATGCACTAAAAGATATTAGCAAAAGATATTTTGGTAAAGGAAAAACTTTAGAAAAGAATTTTATAAAATTACCAGAAACTCCTGAATTAGTACAAATGCCAAGAGAAGCATTTTATAGTGAAAAAAATAAAGTTTTATTCAAAGAAAGTGTGGGAAAAATCTCTGGTGAAATGATAATGGCTTATCCTCCTGGTATCCCAATAATTATTGCAGGGGAAAGAATCACTCAAGAAGTTATTGATCATATTGAAGAATTAAAAGAAGCAGACTTACATATTCAAGGAATGGAAGATCCTGAACTAAAATATATTAATGTTATTGAAGAAGAAGATGCTATTTATTTATATACAGAAAAAATGAAAAACATTTTAATTGGAGTTCAAACAAATCTTGGGGCCAATAAAACTGGTACTGAGTTTGGTCCTGATGAACTTCTTCAATCTTACCCAGATACTTTTGATGAAATGGAATTAATTTCAGTTGAAAGACAAAAAGAAGATTTTAATGATAAAAAATTAAAATTCAAAAATACTATTTTAAATACTTGTGAAAAAATTGCTAAAAGAGTTAACGAAGCTGTTATCGATGGATATAGACCTATACTTATCGGAGGAGACCACTCTATATCTTTAGGAAGTATTGCTGGTGTTTCTCTTGAAAAAGAAATTGGTGTATTATGGGTAAGTGCTCATGGAGATATGAATACTCCTGAAAGTACATTAACTGGAAATATCCATGGAATGCCTCTTGCTTTAGTTCAAGGTCTAGGAGATAGAGAACTTATCAACTGTTTCTATGAAGGAGCTAAAATTGATAGTAGAAATATTGTTATTTTTGGTGCTAGAGAAGTTGAAATAGAAGAAAGAGAAATTATAGAAAAAACTGGAGTAAAAATTGTTTATTATGATGAAATTTTAAGAAAAGGAATAGATAATGTTTTAGATGAAATTAAAGATTATCTAAAAGTTGACAATCTTCATATCAGTATAGATATGAATGTTTTTGACCCTGAAATTGCTCCGGGTGTTAGTATGCCTGTTAGAAACGGTATGACTTACGACGAAATGTTTAAATCATTAAAGTTTGCATTTAAAAATTATTCTGTAACATCTGCTGATATAACAGAATTTAACCCATTAAACGATATTAATGGAAAAACTGCTGAACTTGTTGATGAAATAGTTCAATATATGACTAACCCTGATTATTAA
- a CDS encoding type I restriction-modification enzyme R subunit C-terminal domain-containing protein yields the protein MKKISSLYGENEGFGIFIRSLIGLDREAINKEFSEFLNKEKFNSNQIELINLIIENIVKYGAYSKSEIPKLSNDILGKSIDNIFTDRNDLEKIVDIVNKINSNVPKIHI from the coding sequence TTGAAAAAAATATCTAGTCTTTATGGAGAAAATGAAGGTTTTGGAATCTTTATTCGTTCACTTATTGGTTTAGATAGAGAAGCTATTAATAAAGAATTTTCTGAATTTTTAAATAAGGAAAAATTTAACTCTAACCAAATTGAATTAATTAATTTAATAATTGAAAACATAGTGAAATATGGTGCTTATTCTAAAAGTGAAATTCCTAAACTTTCAAATGATATTTTAGGGAAATCAATTGATAATATTTTTACAGATAGGAATGATTTAGAAAAAATTGTTGATATTGTAAATAAGATAAATTCTAATGTGCCTAAAATTCATATTTAA
- a CDS encoding DMT family transporter: MQENYKYNIYMFVVTIFFGMTYVLTKICLNYTKEFHIISFRFLIAFVVSLVFLYKKIFPIKRKVFFYSLFLGALLFLIFVTMTIGVKYTTATNASFLISLSVILIPFFSWFLNKERPKKSIFIVLIISLIGIILLTLDKNLKFHIGDILCLICTSLFTFHIILTERIVKNNNPTALGVLQFAWVSLFSFFIQYPIENFVIPKNKTF, translated from the coding sequence ATGCAAGAAAATTATAAATATAATATTTACATGTTTGTTGTCACTATCTTTTTTGGAATGACTTATGTATTAACTAAAATATGTTTAAATTATACAAAAGAATTTCATATAATAAGTTTTAGATTTTTAATAGCATTCGTAGTTTCATTAGTCTTTTTATATAAAAAGATATTTCCAATAAAAAGAAAAGTATTTTTTTATTCTCTTTTTTTGGGAGCATTATTGTTTCTAATTTTTGTTACAATGACTATTGGAGTAAAATATACTACTGCAACCAATGCAAGCTTTTTAATAAGTTTATCAGTTATTCTTATCCCTTTTTTTTCTTGGTTTCTTAATAAAGAAAGACCTAAGAAAAGTATTTTTATTGTTCTTATTATTTCACTTATTGGAATTATACTATTAACATTAGATAAAAATTTAAAATTTCATATTGGAGATATCCTTTGTCTAATTTGTACTTCTCTTTTTACATTTCATATAATATTGACTGAAAGAATCGTAAAAAATAATAACCCAACAGCTCTAGGAGTATTACAATTTGCTTGGGTATCTCTATTTTCTTTTTTTATTCAATATCCAATAGAAAATTTTGTAATTCCAAAAAATAAAACTTTCTGA
- a CDS encoding YbaK/EbsC family protein translates to MSIEAVRKHLEKYGLDSKIREFTESTATVEEAAKVNSCEPARIAKSLSFIINDVPTIIVVAGDAKINNQKFKAKFKTKAKMIAGSDVEKLIGHPIGGVCPFGIKDNVKVYLDESMKRFETMLPACGTPNSAIELTLEELEKASNYIEWIDVCQI, encoded by the coding sequence ATGTCAATAGAAGCAGTTAGAAAACATTTAGAAAAATATGGTTTAGATAGCAAAATAAGAGAATTTACAGAGTCTACGGCAACAGTTGAAGAAGCAGCCAAAGTTAATTCATGTGAACCTGCTAGAATAGCTAAATCTTTATCGTTTATAATAAATGATGTTCCGACTATTATAGTTGTTGCAGGAGATGCAAAAATTAATAATCAAAAGTTTAAAGCTAAATTTAAAACTAAGGCTAAAATGATAGCAGGTAGTGATGTTGAAAAGTTAATAGGTCATCCTATTGGTGGGGTTTGTCCTTTTGGTATTAAGGATAATGTTAAAGTTTATCTTGATGAATCAATGAAAAGATTTGAAACTATGCTACCAGCTTGTGGAACTCCAAACAGTGCTATTGAACTTACTTTAGAAGAACTTGAAAAAGCTTCAAATTACATTGAATGGATAGATGTATGTCAAATATAA
- a CDS encoding ATP-binding protein has product MLKKESELKNRSHYLEKLIEFKDTDFIKIITGIRRCGKSSLIKLMIKHLLDNGIEKNQIIQINFESMEFKRMTVEDLYNYVKSNLPKDKKACLFFDEIQKIPEWQDAINSFRVDFECDIYITGSNAFLLSSEYATYLAGRSIEIKVYPLSFIEFIDFHGYKIIEKKSLTGGISRKVENENGEVYEIKELFDAYITFGGMPSLTELPLEIDKALTILDGIYSSVVIRDILEREKQKDRRQVTDSSLLRKIIMFLADNIGNNTSINSISNVLLNEKLIETKPAVQTVQSYVATLLEAYVFYEIKRFDIKGKEFLKTLGKYYIVDIGLRNYLLGFRNRDIGHIIENIVYFELLRRGYDVAIGKIGDNEIDFIATNANTKIYIQVTENIASSSTRERELAPFYKIQDNFEKIIITNDESYLGVHDGIKIIRLVDFLLDENIL; this is encoded by the coding sequence ATGTTAAAAAAAGAAAGTGAATTAAAAAATCGTAGTCACTACTTAGAAAAACTAATTGAATTCAAAGATACTGATTTTATTAAAATTATCACTGGTATTCGCCGTTGTGGAAAATCAAGTCTAATAAAATTAATGATAAAACATCTTTTAGATAATGGTATAGAAAAAAATCAAATTATACAAATAAATTTTGAATCAATGGAGTTCAAAAGAATGACTGTTGAAGATCTATATAATTATGTTAAAAGTAATTTACCTAAAGATAAAAAAGCTTGTTTGTTTTTTGATGAAATTCAAAAAATTCCAGAATGGCAAGATGCTATAAATTCATTTAGAGTTGATTTTGAATGTGATATCTATATAACTGGTTCTAATGCTTTTTTACTATCAAGTGAGTATGCAACTTACTTAGCAGGAAGAAGTATTGAGATTAAAGTTTATCCTTTATCTTTTATTGAATTTATTGACTTTCATGGATATAAAATTATTGAAAAGAAAAGTCTAACTGGAGGGATAAGTAGAAAAGTTGAAAATGAAAATGGTGAAGTATATGAAATAAAAGAACTTTTTGATGCTTATATCACTTTTGGTGGTATGCCTAGTCTTACAGAACTTCCTTTAGAAATAGATAAGGCTCTAACTATTCTTGATGGAATTTATTCAAGTGTAGTAATAAGAGATATCTTAGAGCGTGAAAAACAAAAAGATAGAAGACAGGTAACTGATTCAAGTCTACTAAGAAAAATTATAATGTTTTTAGCAGATAACATTGGAAATAATACTTCTATTAATTCCATTTCTAATGTTTTGTTAAATGAAAAATTAATTGAAACTAAACCTGCTGTTCAAACGGTACAGTCTTATGTGGCAACTCTTCTTGAAGCATATGTTTTTTATGAAATAAAAAGATTTGACATCAAAGGTAAAGAATTTTTAAAAACTTTAGGAAAATATTATATAGTAGACATTGGACTAAGAAATTATCTATTAGGATTTAGAAATAGAGACATAGGACATATTATTGAAAATATAGTATATTTTGAATTATTACGTCGTGGATATGATGTGGCAATAGGTAAAATTGGAGATAATGAAATAGATTTCATTGCTACAAATGCAAATACAAAAATCTACATACAAGTAACTGAAAATATTGCTAGCTCTAGCACAAGAGAAAGAGAGTTAGCTCCATTCTATAAAATTCAAGATAACTTTGAAAAAATAATAATCACTAATGATGAAAGCTATCTAGGAGTACATGATGGAATTAAAATCATAAGATTAGTAGATTTTCTACTTGATGAAAATATATTATAG
- a CDS encoding alpha/beta hydrolase, translated as MTVNYRNNPFTFVYDGAITKNEKGKVNVETVSYKINGIDIVANVYKPANYISNGKFPAIVVAHPNGGVKEQVAGLYAQKLAEQGYVTIAFDAAYQGASGGKPRYVDKPANRMEDIRAAADFITQYPGVDKNRLGLLGICGGGGYSIKVAQTDKRFKTVATVSMFNTGDVRRNGYNRTQMDTIQARLKDASDARAQEAAGGEVRYTPAFADGMTKEEIAALPFELYREGYEYYGVTHKHPNSQTNNTVSSLLDLMSFDVNTNVDLINQPLLMIAGDKADSLYMTEEVFKNATGTNNKELFLVKGATHIQTYWKPEYVKQISERLTQFYNKNL; from the coding sequence ATGACAGTAAATTATAGAAATAATCCTTTTACCTTTGTATATGATGGAGCAATTACAAAAAATGAAAAAGGAAAAGTAAATGTAGAAACAGTAAGTTATAAGATTAATGGAATAGATATTGTAGCTAATGTATACAAACCTGCAAATTATATTTCAAATGGTAAATTTCCAGCAATAGTGGTAGCACATCCAAATGGTGGAGTTAAAGAACAAGTTGCAGGGTTATATGCACAAAAATTAGCAGAACAAGGATATGTTACAATAGCTTTTGATGCTGCTTATCAAGGAGCAAGTGGAGGAAAACCTCGTTATGTAGATAAACCTGCAAATCGTATGGAAGATATAAGAGCTGCAGCTGATTTCATAACTCAATATCCTGGTGTAGATAAAAATAGATTAGGTTTATTAGGAATTTGTGGTGGAGGTGGCTACTCAATAAAAGTAGCACAAACAGATAAAAGATTTAAAACTGTAGCGACTGTAAGTATGTTTAATACAGGTGATGTTAGACGTAATGGATATAATCGTACACAAATGGATACTATACAAGCTCGTTTAAAAGATGCTTCAGATGCAAGAGCACAAGAAGCAGCAGGTGGAGAAGTTAGATACACACCAGCTTTTGCAGATGGAATGACAAAAGAAGAAATAGCAGCATTACCATTTGAACTATATAGAGAAGGTTATGAATATTATGGAGTAACTCATAAACATCCAAATTCTCAAACTAATAATACAGTTAGTAGCTTATTAGATTTAATGTCTTTTGATGTTAATACTAATGTAGATTTAATAAATCAGCCATTATTAATGATAGCTGGTGATAAAGCTGATAGTTTATATATGACAGAAGAAGTTTTTAAAAATGCAACTGGAACAAATAATAAAGAATTATTTTTAGTAAAAGGTGCAACTCATATTCAAACATATTGGAAACCAGAATATGTAAAACAAATAAGTGAAAGATTAACTCAATTCTATAATAAGAATTTATAA
- a CDS encoding carboxylesterase family protein, with amino-acid sequence MVEGMAMSFHTAEIPFVFNNIDKIEGLIKGREKEAYKLADKVSQAWINFARIGNPNVKGLPKWLPYNTKNGAVMIFDDKSEVKYKHDEELMKLLATDYNF; translated from the coding sequence ATGGTTGAGGGTATGGCAATGTCTTTCCACACAGCAGAAATTCCATTTGTATTTAATAATATAGATAAGATTGAAGGACTTATAAAAGGTAGAGAAAAAGAAGCTTATAAATTAGCAGATAAAGTAAGTCAAGCTTGGATAAATTTTGCAAGAATAGGAAATCCTAATGTGAAAGGCTTACCAAAGTGGTTACCATATAATACTAAAAATGGAGCAGTTATGATTTTTGATGATAAGTCAGAAGTTAAATATAAACATGATGAGGAGTTAATGAAATTATTAGCAACTGACTATAATTTTTAA
- a CDS encoding alpha/beta hydrolase: MLNKEYLNKDSTIKDLLTYPSIKEFSKFILPLENGYNPNSKLKDIAYLLPYHNNINTDTTLKSINYIIDRSEKGEEIFYKIYTDKEIKEDKSKANTGIFFFKGNKNAPFAIINAGGGFSYVGSIHEGFPYAIELNKRGYNAFVLQYRVEDGYRATQDLARAISYIIENKDLFEVNINNYSLWGSSAGARMVAAIGSRGLVPFGEKNYTKPNTIVMLYTGLASFTLNDPPTFMAVGDRDRIANPRVVENRFNEMKKAGLKVEFHKYKNVEHGFGLGIGTSAENWIDSAIKFWEKQSVRYEK; encoded by the coding sequence ATGTTAAACAAAGAATACTTAAATAAAGATAGTACAATAAAAGACCTTTTAACTTATCCAAGTATAAAAGAGTTTTCAAAATTTATTTTACCTCTTGAAAATGGTTACAATCCAAACTCAAAATTAAAAGATATAGCTTATTTATTACCATATCATAATAATATAAATACTGATACAACTTTGAAGAGTATTAATTATATAATTGATAGAAGTGAAAAGGGTGAAGAGATATTCTATAAAATTTATACCGATAAAGAAATAAAAGAAGATAAGAGCAAAGCAAATACAGGAATATTTTTCTTTAAAGGAAATAAAAATGCACCTTTTGCTATAATCAATGCGGGTGGAGGCTTTTCCTATGTTGGTTCTATACATGAGGGTTTTCCTTATGCAATAGAATTAAATAAAAGAGGTTATAATGCTTTTGTTTTACAATATAGAGTTGAAGATGGTTATAGGGCAACTCAGGACCTAGCAAGAGCAATATCATATATAATTGAAAATAAAGATTTATTTGAAGTTAATATAAATAATTACTCTTTATGGGGAAGTTCAGCAGGAGCTAGGATGGTTGCAGCAATTGGCTCAAGAGGTTTAGTTCCTTTTGGAGAAAAAAATTATACTAAACCCAATACAATAGTTATGCTTTACACAGGATTAGCTAGTTTTACACTAAATGATCCTCCTACATTTATGGCAGTTGGCGACAGAGATAGAATTGCTAATCCAAGAGTTGTTGAAAATAGATTTAATGAAATGAAAAAAGCAGGCTTAAAAGTAGAATTTCATAAATATAAAAATGTAGAGCATGGCTTTGGATTAGGCATTGGAACTTCAGCAGAAAATTGGATAGATAGTGCTATAAAATTTTGGGAAAAGCAAAGTGTAAGATATGAAAAGTGA